A stretch of DNA from Archangium lipolyticum:
AGATACGAGGTGCCGAGCTCGATGACGACGGCATCCGTGGTGAACACCCGGAGGAGTGGCTCCGGAAAGAGCACGGCCGCCGCCGAGATGACCAGGGTGATGGCTCCGCTGAACAGACAGCCCCAGGTGAAGATCTCCCGCACGCGGCCATGGTGGCCCGCGCCCAGGTTCTGTCCGGCGAGCGTGGAGATGGCCATGCCGAAGTTGATGGCCGGCATGAAGGCGATCTGGTCGATGCGCGAGGCGGCGCCGAACGCCGCCGTGGAGATCTCCCCGAAGCCATTCACGATTCCGGTCACCAGCACCATCCCGAGCGACACCAGGGACTGCTGAATGGAGGCGGGGATGCCAATCCGGAAGGTCTGCCGGGTCTCCAGGCCCAGGTGACGGAAGCGAGGCCATCCGGGAGCCACGGGAGACTTCTGGTGACGCAGGTAGGCCATGAGCGCCACCAGCACCAGGGCCTGGGAGAAGATGGTGGCCCAGGCCGTCCCGTTCAGTCCCAGCTTCGGCAGTCCCAGCTTCCCGAAGATGAGGAGCGGATCCAACACCGTCGTGAGCAGGACGGAGACGAGCTGGAAGTACAGGGGCGTCTTCGAGTCCCCCATCCCCTGGAGCATGCTGCGGATGGCGAACATGGCGAAGCTGAAGGGGAGCGACAGCAGGAAGATGCGCAGGTAGCTCACCGACGCATCGAAGATGTCGGCGGGGGTGTCCATCGCGCGAAGGATGTAGGGGGTGAAGAACTCACCCAGCAGGGTGAGGAGGATTCCCAGCCCGGGGATGAGCACGGTCGAGCTGTCCACGACCCTGCGCAGCTCGTCGAAGCGCTTCGCGCCGTAGCTCTGCGACACGAGGATGTTCGTCGCCAGCGTCATCCCCATGCCGATGCCAAAGAGGGTGAAGACGACGGGGAAGCTCACCGTGACGGTGGCCAGCGCCCCGGTGCCGAGGAACTGGCCGACCCAGATGGCGTTGATGAAGCTGTAGGCCGTCTGAAGGAAGCTGCCG
This window harbors:
- a CDS encoding MATE family efflux transporter; translation: MASRLGTDLTVGSIPRHIVTFSLPMLIGSFLQTAYSFINAIWVGQFLGTGALATVTVSFPVVFTLFGIGMGMTLATNILVSQSYGAKRFDELRRVVDSSTVLIPGLGILLTLLGEFFTPYILRAMDTPADIFDASVSYLRIFLLSLPFSFAMFAIRSMLQGMGDSKTPLYFQLVSVLLTTVLDPLLIFGKLGLPKLGLNGTAWATIFSQALVLVALMAYLRHQKSPVAPGWPRFRHLGLETRQTFRIGIPASIQQSLVSLGMVLVTGIVNGFGEISTAAFGAASRIDQIAFMPAINFGMAISTLAGQNLGAGHHGRVREIFTWGCLFSGAITLVISAAAVLFPEPLLRVFTTDAVVIELGTSYLHIVGACYVLFGLVFVSNGIINGAGATMITTFISLLSLWVIRVPGAYWLSRQMNSVKGVWYAIAFSFFVSLACSMAYYFSGRWQRALLRKEHAGPAAAGPKPDPAEVLANETGEA